The following are from one region of the Brienomyrus brachyistius isolate T26 chromosome 4, BBRACH_0.4, whole genome shotgun sequence genome:
- the LOC125740249 gene encoding tripartite motif-containing protein 16-like: protein MAEARVAVDVNEFSCAICLDLLKDPVAINCGHSYCMSCIKSCWDQEDHAGVYSCPQCRETFTHRPALKRNTILAEVVEKLKKTGLQAATPADQYAGPGDVECDVCTGRKHKAVKSCLMCLASYCETDLQLHNKLHQAKQHKLIDATGHLKDKVCSHHDKPLEVYCRTDQQCICYLCTMDEHRGHDTVSAATGRAEIQKQMDETQREFQQRIQMREKELQELREAVASFTSLAQSAVEESERIFTEMIRSIERRRSEVTKLIRDQEKAAVSQAEGDMERLKQEIDELKRRHSELEQLSHTEDHIHFLQRRQALPVTPEAGFGPRITVSPRSDFGNLRKAVSELKDQLENVCRMKMAEIHHPVTKDTILPVLVPRTRAEFLHYSCQLTLDPNTANRELSLSGGNRKVTLGAEQPYPDHPERFDWYPQVLCRESLTGRCYWEAEWSGEGAWIGVTYKGIRRKGGSYDCLLGFNDKSWVLCCSPHSYSVYHNNKRTVIPIKPSGSRRVGVYLDRAAGTLSFYRVSSDGLTLLYSFTSSFTERLYPGFLVYYPNSSVSLCMLG, encoded by the exons atggcagaagccagagttGCAGTGGATGTAAACGAGTTCAGTTGTGCAATCTGCCTGGATCTACTAAAGGATCCAGTGGCTATCAActgtggacacagttactgtatgagctgcataaagagctgctgggatcaggaggatcatgctggagtttacagctgcccccagtgcagagaGACCTTCACGCACAGACCTGCTCTGAAAAGAAACACGAtactggctgaagtggtggagaaactgaagaagactggactacaagcagctactcctgctgaccagtatgctggacctggagatgtggagtgtgacgtctgtactgggagaaaacacaaagctgtcaagtcctgcctgatgtgtctggcctcctactgtgaaactgacctgcagcttcacaataaactccatcaagcaaaacagcacaagctcattgatgccaccggccatctgaaggacaaggtctgttcccaccatgacaaacccctggaggtctactgccgtaccgaccagcagtgtatctgttatctctgtacgatggatgaacacagaggccatgatacagtctcagctgctacaggaagggcggagatacag AAACAAATGGATGAAACgcagagggaatttcagcagagaattcagatgagagagaaggagctgcaggagctgagagaggctgtggcctcattcaca agcttagcacagtcagcagtggaggagagcgagaggatcttcactgagatgatccgctccattgagagaagacgctctgaggtgacaaagctgatcagagatcaggagaaggctgcagtgagtcaggctgaaggagacatggagagactgaagcaggagattgatgaactgaagaggagacactctgagctggagcagctttcacacacagaggatcacatccatttcctccag aggcgccaggctcttcctgtcactcctgaggctggatttggacccagaatcaCTGTCAGTCCAAGAtctgattttgggaatttgaggaaggcggtttctgaactgaaagatcaactggagaatgtttgcagaatgaaaatggcagagatccatcacccag ttaccaaagacaccatcctaccagtattagtgcccaggaccagagcagaattcttacact actcctgccagctgacgctggaccccaacacagcaaacagagaactgtctctgtcaggggggaacaggaaggtgacactgggggcagagcagccatatcctgatcatccagagagatttgactggtacccccaagttctgtgcagagagagtctgactggtcgctgttactgggaggctgagtggagtggagaaggagcctggataggagtgacttataaaggaatcaggaggaaaggagggagttatgactgtctgcttggattcaatgacaagtcatgggtgctgtgctgctctcctcacagttactctgtctatcacaataataaacggactgtcatacccataaagccctcaggctcccgcagagtaggagtgtatctggaccgggcggctggtactctgtccttctacagagtctcctctgatggactgaccctcctgtacagcttcacctcctcattcactgaacgcctctatccagggtttttggTTTATTATCCAAACTCctccgtgtcgctgtgcatgctgggatag